A stretch of Coccidioides posadasii str. Silveira chromosome 2, complete sequence DNA encodes these proteins:
- a CDS encoding uncharacterized protein (EggNog:ENOG410PNCB~COG:S) gives MTHLKAIYSQMGTDLLREMLNYPAVLATGSGQKRARLGKPMLVFDKVGVAIGFVPTGEDQYTYHHLRTDLYGMALRSGVKMDTCYTACTAHITLDRFVSTTTFDSDSDEGTQKHIENWIRTIQCINQEVKDQCWTDEWDWVVDEERGLEIQMGMLKFGRGTNAAAAVGQSLLYEYQANYRVHI, from the coding sequence ATGACCCACCTTAAGGCCATCTACAGTCAAATGGGGACTGATCTCCTCCGGGAAATGTTGAACTATCCCGCGGTCCTTGCTACGGGGAGTGGCCAAAAGAGGGCTCGCCTTGGCAAGCCAATGCTTGTTTTTGACAAGGTTGGAGTGGCCATTGGTTTTGTTCCCACTGGAGAAGACCAATATACTTATCATCACTTGCGGACGGATCTTTATGGAATGGCACTACGCAGCGGTGTTAAGATGGACACGTGCTACACTGCCTGCACAGCCCATATCACCCTGGATCGCTTTGTGTCAACCACTACATTCGACTCGGATAGCGATGAAGGTACGCAAAAACATATCGAAAACTGGATCAGAACCATCCAATGTATTAATCAGGAGGTGAAGGACCAGTGTTGGACAGATGAATGGGATTGGGTGGTGGACGAGGAGAGAGGATTGGAGATACAGATGGGTATGCTTAAATTTGGACGCGGTACaaatgcagcagcagcagtggGACAAAGCCTACTGTATGAATATCAGGCtaactacagagtacatatTTAA
- a CDS encoding uncharacterized protein (EggNog:ENOG410QA69) has translation MNAETKIPAGDSIIWRAYGQIIKRLLLGPNELEQDLDYIYICAPTEHGLRGGQSIPDAVTNFNISSIADTLQRANSPMFMIRTELSYVQSLNNYLKAAKVKTITQAQVAEIKQAIERQREAESSRNDAKKQALEAWKLDLEAQENPISFEKWAIENADSYLELKEEADLAAGQVDQLQSRYYGAAAATLREKRERLEKLAMNTTSSNPGYNMPCFIRDYKINDAALNEGRRVEDINSQELIYQPLYVIDGYESACDSWVQGTAGDGMISTLDLTTVTQDDYRELGHSRSVSRSANKFFYFFSKSSAASTEESHLTFNGSDWTYKTKITLFMKAPARVFNIRPGLWDDGGVRRTFPELLEGEVDSALGLVRVSKILVGYEVSVTIHFAESLRTQVRNMVNQARSESKGGLRIFGFQFGPDKSSGASFSRDLNSLTYNETTNEMTLPATPRGVPVILGALGRKIGA, from the exons ATGAATGCAGAGACCAAAATTCCTGCCGGCGACAGTATTATTTGGCGAGCATATGGGCAAATCATCAAGCGATTGTTGCTTGGTCCCAATGAGCTTGAACAAGATTTAGACTATATTTATATCTGCGCTCCAACAGAGCATGGACTCCGTGGAGGGCAGTCCATTCCTGATGCAGTAACCAATTTCAACATTTCTTCCATTGCAGACACTCTGCAAAGGGCTAACAGCCCTATGTTTATGATTCGTACGGAATTGAGTTACGTCCAGAGTCTCAATAA TTATCTCAAAGCCGCTAAAGTCAAAACTATTACTCAGGCACAGGTTGCTGAAATCAAACAAGCGATCGAGCGGCAAAGGGAGGCCGAGAGTTCAAGAAATGACGCGAAAAAACAGGCACTAGAAGCTTGGAAGTTGGATCTTGAAGCTCAAGAGAATCCTATAAGTTTCGAAAAATGGGCCATTGAAAATGCCGATTCTTACCTGGAGCTCAAAGAGGAGGCGGACCTGGCCGCCGGCCAAGTAGATCAGCTCCAAAGTAGGTACTATGGAGCTGCGGCTGCCACGCTTcgggagaagagagagaggctAGAAAAGTTGGCAATGAATACCACATCTAGCAATCCAGG ATATAACATGCCCTGCTTCATTCGCGACTACAAGATCAACGATGCGGCGCTTAACGAAGGTCGCAGGGTGGAAGATATCAACTCCCAGGAGCTCATTTACCAACCCCTCTATGTTATTGATGGCTACGAGTCTGCCTGTGACTCTTGGGTTCAAGGAACTGCCGGCGACGGTATGATATCAACACTGGATCTTACCACGGTCACGCAAGACGACTACAGGGAGCTTGGACACTCTCGAAGTGTCTCTAGAAGCGCGAACAAATTTTTCTACTTTTTCAGCAAATCAAGCGCCGCCAGCACGGAGGAAAGTCACCTCACATTTAACGGTAGTGACTGGACATACAAGACGAAGATCACGCTGTTTATGAAAGCACCAGCACGGGTTTTTAATATCAGACCTGGCTTATG GGACGATGGCGGTGTGCGCAGGACATTTCCTGAGCTTCTTGAAGGGGAAGTGGACAGTGCACTTGGTTTGGTGCGGGTCTCCAAGATTCTCGTTGGATATGAAGTATCCGTGACAATTCATTTCGCCGAGTCTCTGAGAACTCAAGTAAGAAACATGGTCAATCAGGCGAGGAGTGAATCAAAAGGTGGGCTTCGCATATTTGGATTCCAATTCGGCCCTGATAAAAGCTCTGGGGCCTCTTTCTCCAGGGACCTGAACTCGCTAACATACAATGAAACAACGAACGAGATGACACTTCCGGCAACTCCTCGAGGAGTTCCCGTGATTTTGGGAGCTCTTGGTCGGAAAATTGGGGCTTGA
- a CDS encoding uncharacterized protein (EggNog:ENOG410PP7E~TransMembrane:2 (o28-46i66-89o)) yields the protein MRASNAYSSGAIKYGPASFNLKFQSNRIARNYFIGGLQVISTNLGLELQWKPGRSKTWIEDTVKQLLIFAAGFIPVIDPLVAIAFPLMFKATDPANFDQEYKSVVPGSEGLHELKQDIMDKVPVMRQLMDPAYQSRATTRALPIPASTTPDTMGSTRSLLPKTPEQNDTSGEDQIQSLDKIGPNPCFKEALEILAKTAHEPGDFPPDIADDTTEARYIIENPQAGW from the coding sequence ATGAGAGCTTCAAATGCCTACTCTTCTGGTGCCATTAAGTACGGACCAGCCAGTTTTAATCTGAAGTTCCAGAGCAACCGCATTGCGCGAAATTACTTCATTGGTGGATTGCAGGTGATAAGCACAAATCTTGGACTTGAGCTTCAATGGAAACCTGGGAGAAGCAAGACATGGATTGAAGATACTGTCAAACAGCTACTCATCTTTGCAGCAGGATTCATTCCTGTCATTGATCCTCTTGTTGCTATTGCATTTCCATTGATGTTCAAAGCAACCGACCCagccaactttgaccaggaaTACAAAAGTGTAGTGCCTGGCAGTGAAGGTTTACATGAATTAAAGCAGGATATAATGGACAAAGTGCCAGTGATGCGCCAATTGATGGATCCGGCATATCAATCTCGGGCTACTACGCGCGCTTTACCCATCCCCGCCTCAACTACCCCTGACACCATGGGGTCGACAAGAAGTCTGCTCCCAAAAACTCCAGAGCAAAACGACACGTCAGGCGAGGATCAAATTCAAAGTTTGGACAAGATTGGGCCCAACCCATGCTTCAAAGAAGCACTGGAAATTTTGGCGAAAACAGCCCATGAGCCAGGGGATTTTCCACCTGATATTGCAGATGACACAACTGAAGCACGCTACATTATTGAAAACCCCCAGGCAGGATGGTGA
- a CDS encoding uncharacterized protein (EggNog:ENOG410PZRI) has protein sequence MAAAPRERRKPVDGLSNLPSTREEWHEMAHMYLANARLQDICSFGRFSASTVTKEAFLTVRCIWDNRMLPDEALGYIIDTGAFFSQEHCDEARQFLNRKLLGSKQLTTFAPPPSSGSPTFRRPKRTRRSSPIVEDDPQSSPDPLVEPVNQITTPRPEIHPWISNELPDEVQDHQTPTETLVVNFMVTLLGGIALQLVPTRHCYGYRPSLIRRCVHMGATCKRSSSEFPSLCLPAPRGEFMLLMIFAIPFQSIKPGVYRTFMISQDYLSFHVSIGTYNDEYLNYIFGPGNAPVIPTDNQCNGFLHIQELGPFNVEIRNEMELLAHIILCLIVWQLDGKPEMSMIKTSMAGVQPDELSW, from the exons ATGGCAGCAGCTCCAAGAGAGAGGCGGAAGCCGGTTGATGGGCTGTCAAATCTTCCAAGTACCAGAGAAGAGTGGCATGAGATGGCCCACATGTATCTCGCCAATGCCAGACTCCAGGACATATGCTCATTTG GGCGTTTCTCTGCATCAACAGTGACCAAAGAGGCATTCCTCACTGTCCGATGCATCTGGGACAACAGGATGCTCCCTGACGAGGCATTGGGGTACATTATTGACACGGGGGCGTTCTTCAGTCAGGAGCATTGCGATGAAGCAAGGCAATTCCTCAATAGAAAACTCCTTGGATCTAAACAGTTGACCACCTT TGCGCCCCCGCCATCGAGCGGGTCCCCAACCTTCAGACGTCCCAAACGCACTCGTCGGAGCTCTCCAATCGTTGAAGATGACCCTCAAAGCTCCCCTGACCCCCTTGTTGAGCCTGTCAACCAGATTACCACGCCTCGTCCTGAAATCCACCCTTGGATTTCAAATGAACTCCCGGACGAGGTCCAGGACCACCAAACTCCTACAGAGACACTTGTGGTGAACTTTATGGTCACTTTATTAGGAGGGATTGCCTTACAACTTGTACCAACACGCCATTGTTATGGTTACAGGCCCTCATTGATCCGCCGTTGCGTACATATGGGAGCGACATGTAAAAGATCAAGCAGTGAGTTTCCATCTCTCTGTCTTCCTGCCCCAAGAGGAGAGTTTATGCTGCTAATGATTTTTGCTATACCTTTTCAGTCTATCAAGCCAGGGGTGTACCGCACTTTTATGATTTCACAGGATTACTTGTCCTTCCATGTTAGCATTGGGACATACAATGATGAGTATCTCAACTATATTTTTGGCCCTGGGAATGCGCCTGTCATTCCTACAGACAACCAATGCAATGGCTTCCTTCATATTCAGGAGTTGGGACCATTCAATGTTGAAATCagaaatgaaatggagctgCTGGCTCACATCATACTCTGCTTGATAGTATGGCAGCTGGATGGGAAACCAGAGATGTCCATGATCAAAACCAGCATGGCTGGAGTGCAGCCGGATGAATTGTCATGGtag
- a CDS encoding uncharacterized protein (EggNog:ENOG410Q5J6) → MFASRRAAYIVHESGVRRLTAATATAETPTATMVSKSTTTTMDPIEYKPFSDAQEFSNLMRSLFKLYAWYREAMYPFSFLQKTKDLKVVCKDATSEKVEFVIPAGLENALQNSEMINSPESNSTVVSAPTDCSWAGWTSIAIGS, encoded by the coding sequence ATGTTTGCCAGCAGAAGAGCCGCCTACATAGTCCATGAAAGCGGGGTACGGCGCCTGACtgcagcaacagcaacagcagaGACTCCTACTGCTACTATGGTCTCCAAGTCCACAACAACCACCATGGACCCAATTGAGTACAAGCCTTTTTCAGATGCTCAGGAGTTCAGCAATCTGATGCGCAGTCTGTTCAAGCTGTACGCGTGGTATCGCGAGGCCATGTAtcccttctccttcttgCAAAAGACAAAGGACCTGAAGGTTGTCTGCAAGGACGCTACATCTGAAAAGGTTGAGTTTGTAATACCTGCCGGCCTTGAaaatgctctccagaactCTGAGATGATCAATTCCCCTGAATCCAACAGCACTGTCGTTAGTGCGCCTACGGATTGCAGTTGGGCTGGTTGGACATCCATAGCAATTGgtagttga